One stretch of Streptomyces sp. NBC_00443 DNA includes these proteins:
- a CDS encoding cation diffusion facilitator family transporter — translation MSASGGTKAIVAALAANLAIAAAKFVAFAFSGSSSMLAEGVHSLADSGNQALLLVGGKKAKREATPQHPFGYGRERYIYAFLVSIILFSVGGMFALYEGYEKIKHPHDIEHWYWPVGVLVFAIIAETFSFRTAIKESNLLRGKKSWKEFVRHAKAPELPVVLLEDLGALVGLILALGGVGLALLTGDGVWDGIGTICIGVLLVLIAVVLAIETKSLLLGEAAGAEDEQKIEAAIVDGDVVTRIIHMRTLHLGPEELLVAAKIAVPQGDTGAEIASAINAAEARIREAVPIARVIYLEPDIYSEAEAAQGADREAAPGGPTPQGTDH, via the coding sequence ATGAGCGCGTCAGGCGGTACCAAGGCGATCGTGGCGGCACTCGCCGCCAACCTCGCGATCGCGGCAGCGAAGTTCGTTGCGTTCGCGTTCAGCGGCTCGTCGTCGATGCTCGCTGAAGGCGTGCACTCGCTCGCCGACTCCGGCAACCAGGCCCTCCTGCTGGTCGGCGGCAAGAAGGCCAAGCGCGAGGCGACCCCGCAGCACCCCTTCGGCTACGGCCGCGAGCGCTACATCTACGCCTTCCTCGTCTCGATCATCCTGTTCTCCGTCGGCGGCATGTTCGCCCTCTACGAGGGCTACGAGAAGATCAAGCACCCGCACGACATCGAGCACTGGTACTGGCCGGTCGGCGTTCTCGTCTTCGCGATCATCGCCGAGACCTTCTCCTTCCGTACGGCCATCAAGGAGTCCAACCTCCTGCGGGGCAAGAAGTCCTGGAAGGAGTTCGTCCGCCACGCCAAGGCGCCCGAGCTGCCCGTCGTCCTCCTGGAGGACCTCGGCGCGCTGGTCGGCCTGATCCTCGCCCTGGGCGGCGTCGGCCTGGCCCTGCTCACCGGCGACGGCGTCTGGGACGGCATCGGCACCATCTGCATCGGCGTTCTGCTCGTCCTGATCGCGGTCGTCCTGGCCATCGAAACCAAGTCGCTGCTGCTCGGTGAGGCCGCGGGCGCCGAGGACGAACAGAAGATCGAGGCCGCCATCGTCGACGGCGACGTGGTCACCCGCATCATCCACATGCGCACGCTCCACCTCGGCCCCGAGGAGCTCCTGGTCGCCGCAAAGATCGCCGTCCCGCAGGGCGACACGGGCGCCGAGATCGCCTCCGCCATCAACGCCGCCGAGGCCCGCATCCGCGAGGCGGTCCCGATCGCCCGCGTGATCTACCTCGAGCCCGACATCTACAGCGAGGCCGAGGCAGCCCAGGGCGCCGACCGCGAGGCAGCGCCGGGCGGCCCGACGCCCCAAGGCACCGACCACTGA
- a CDS encoding fructose-specific PTS transporter subunit EIIC codes for MTSPAGPPPTGGGSGEQKRLKLLAVTACPTGIAHTYMAAEKLAQAAENRGIDMKVETQGSIGAENVLDDNDVNTADGIIVAADKDVDLSRFAGKRVLTVGVAEGIRHPERLIEQVLSAPVHEAGAVTAASGAGGGKERSVGYKALMNGVSYMIPFVVVGGLLIAISLSLGGHTDPSGGLVIPKDSFWMDVNNIGVIGFTLMVPILSGYIAYAIGDRPALVPGMIGGWIANTGELYDSKAGAGFIGAIVTGFLAGYLVLWIKKIKVPKFAQPIMPIIVIPIVATTALGLFFIYVIGKPISWVFENLTDWLSGMTGTSAILLGAILGLMIAFDMGGPVNKTAFLFGAGLIATGNQTVMGMCAAAIPVMPLGQGLATLIRKRLYTEQERETGLAALFMGCFGISEGAIPFAAARPAQVIPANMLGGAVAGAIAGVAGVEDAVPHGGPIVAVLGAVSGVPMFFVAVVIGTVVTALTTVALVDVSERRRRGEALVSTGTGTAGLEPALVGAGAGVPGAGVAAVVAQTAVRESAATGSSPSPTGPPAVSTGAADETEADDSPAEVLSGHLTEQTVKVRLDASDKESAIREMAELLAETGKVVDVDELVATALRREAQGTTGLGEEIAIPHAKTDAVTAPVVGFARSVEGVEWDSLDGTRARLVFMIAVPEAAAGDEHLRILSLLSRKLMDAGFRERLLAAPDESAVLGVLREVG; via the coding sequence ATGACCAGTCCGGCCGGCCCTCCCCCCACGGGCGGCGGAAGCGGCGAGCAGAAGCGGTTGAAGCTGCTCGCGGTGACCGCGTGCCCGACCGGCATCGCACACACGTACATGGCGGCGGAAAAGCTCGCGCAGGCTGCCGAGAACCGCGGCATCGACATGAAGGTGGAGACGCAGGGATCCATCGGGGCTGAAAACGTTCTCGATGACAACGATGTCAACACCGCGGACGGCATCATCGTCGCCGCGGACAAGGACGTGGACCTGAGCCGTTTCGCGGGCAAGCGGGTCCTCACGGTCGGGGTGGCGGAGGGCATACGCCACCCCGAGCGGCTGATCGAGCAGGTGCTGTCGGCGCCCGTGCACGAGGCAGGGGCGGTCACCGCGGCCTCGGGGGCCGGCGGTGGCAAGGAGCGGAGCGTCGGGTACAAGGCGCTGATGAACGGGGTCAGTTACATGATCCCGTTCGTCGTGGTCGGCGGGCTGCTGATCGCGATCTCGCTTTCACTCGGCGGGCACACCGACCCGTCGGGCGGTCTGGTCATCCCGAAGGACTCCTTCTGGATGGACGTGAACAACATCGGCGTCATCGGCTTCACGCTGATGGTGCCGATCCTGTCCGGTTACATCGCGTACGCCATCGGGGATCGGCCCGCGCTCGTGCCGGGCATGATCGGTGGCTGGATCGCCAACACCGGCGAGCTGTACGACTCCAAGGCGGGCGCCGGGTTCATCGGGGCGATCGTGACCGGGTTCCTCGCCGGGTATCTGGTGTTGTGGATCAAGAAGATCAAGGTTCCGAAGTTCGCGCAGCCGATCATGCCGATCATCGTGATCCCGATCGTGGCCACGACGGCGCTCGGGCTGTTCTTCATCTATGTCATCGGCAAGCCGATCTCCTGGGTGTTCGAGAACCTGACCGACTGGCTCAGCGGGATGACCGGCACGAGCGCGATCCTGCTCGGCGCGATTCTCGGGCTGATGATCGCGTTCGACATGGGCGGGCCGGTCAACAAGACGGCTTTCCTGTTCGGCGCCGGGCTCATCGCGACCGGCAACCAGACGGTCATGGGCATGTGCGCGGCCGCGATCCCGGTCATGCCGTTGGGTCAGGGGCTCGCCACGCTGATACGCAAGCGGCTGTACACCGAGCAGGAGCGGGAGACGGGGCTCGCCGCGCTGTTCATGGGTTGCTTCGGCATCTCTGAGGGCGCGATCCCGTTCGCCGCGGCGCGGCCCGCGCAGGTCATCCCGGCCAACATGCTCGGCGGCGCGGTCGCCGGTGCGATAGCCGGAGTCGCCGGCGTCGAGGACGCGGTGCCGCACGGCGGGCCGATCGTGGCGGTGCTGGGCGCGGTGAGTGGCGTGCCGATGTTCTTCGTGGCCGTCGTGATCGGCACGGTCGTCACCGCGCTGACGACGGTTGCCCTGGTGGACGTCAGTGAGCGCAGGAGGCGCGGGGAGGCCCTCGTCAGCACGGGCACGGGCACTGCCGGGCTCGAGCCCGCGCTGGTCGGTGCGGGTGCCGGAGTGCCGGGCGCCGGCGTCGCCGCTGTCGTGGCGCAGACTGCCGTACGTGAGTCGGCGGCGACCGGCTCGAGTCCGTCGCCGACGGGGCCGCCCGCGGTGTCCACGGGTGCCGCGGACGAGACGGAAGCCGACGATTCCCCTGCCGAGGTTCTCTCCGGCCACCTCACCGAGCAGACCGTGAAGGTGCGGCTCGACGCCTCCGACAAGGAGTCGGCGATCCGTGAGATGGCTGAGCTGCTGGCGGAAACCGGCAAGGTCGTGGACGTGGACGAGCTGGTGGCGACCGCGCTGCGGCGCGAGGCGCAGGGGACGACCGGGCTCGGTGAGGAGATCGCGATTCCGCATGCGAAGACCGATGCGGTGACCGCGCCGGTTGTCGGTTTCGCGCGGTCCGTGGAGGGCGTCGAGTGGGACTCGCTGGACGGTACGAGGGCGAGGCTGGTGTTCATGATCGCCGTACCGGAGGCGGCCGCGGGTGACGAGCATTTGCGGATTCTGTCGCTGCTGTCGCGGAAGTTGATGGACGCCGGGTTCCGGGAGCGGCTGTTGGCCGCGCCGGACGAGTCGGCCGTTCTCGGGGTGCTGCGCGAGGTCGGGTAG
- the ahcY gene encoding adenosylhomocysteinase: MTTVENRQDFKVADLSLADFGRKEINLAEHEMPGLMAIRKEYAEAQPLAGARVTGSLHMTVQTAVLIETLVALGAEVRWASCNIFSTQDHAAAAIAVGPNGTPDNPQGIPVFAWKGETLEEYWWCTEQALTWPNTPTGGPNMILDDGGDATLLVHKGVEYEKDGKVPSVDTAESDEHRVVLELLHRTITDGSQKWTQLSSEIRGVTEETTTGVHRLYEMQRDGVLLFPAINVNDAVTKSKFDNKYGCRHSLIDGINRATDVLIGGKTAVVCGYGDVGKGCAESLRGQGARVIITEIDPICALQAAMDGYQVTTLDEVVDKADIFITTTGNKDIIMASDMAKMKHQAIVGNIGHFDNEIDMTGLAKIPGIVKDEVKPQVHTWTFSDGKVLIVLSEGRLLNLGNATGHPSFVMSNSFADQTLAQIELFTKPDAYPTGVYTLPKHLDEKVARLHLDSLGVKLTTLRPEQASYIGVEVAGPYKPDHYRY, translated from the coding sequence ATGACGACTGTCGAGAACCGACAGGACTTCAAGGTCGCCGACCTCTCCCTGGCCGACTTCGGCCGCAAGGAGATCAACCTCGCCGAGCACGAGATGCCCGGCCTGATGGCGATCCGCAAGGAGTACGCCGAGGCGCAGCCGCTGGCCGGCGCCCGCGTCACCGGCTCCCTGCACATGACCGTGCAGACCGCCGTCCTCATCGAGACCCTGGTCGCCCTGGGCGCCGAGGTCCGCTGGGCGTCCTGCAACATCTTCTCCACCCAGGACCACGCCGCCGCCGCGATCGCCGTCGGCCCGAACGGCACGCCCGACAACCCCCAGGGCATCCCGGTCTTCGCCTGGAAGGGCGAGACCCTGGAGGAGTACTGGTGGTGCACGGAGCAGGCGCTGACCTGGCCGAACACCCCCACCGGCGGCCCGAACATGATCCTGGACGACGGCGGTGACGCCACCCTCCTCGTCCACAAGGGCGTCGAGTACGAGAAGGACGGCAAGGTCCCCTCGGTCGACACCGCCGAGTCCGACGAGCACCGCGTCGTCCTCGAGCTCCTGCACCGCACCATCACGGACGGCTCGCAGAAGTGGACCCAGCTGTCCTCCGAGATCCGCGGCGTGACCGAGGAGACCACGACCGGCGTCCACCGTCTGTACGAGATGCAGCGCGACGGCGTCCTCCTGTTCCCGGCGATCAACGTGAACGACGCCGTCACCAAGTCGAAGTTCGACAACAAGTACGGCTGCCGCCACTCCCTGATCGACGGCATCAACCGCGCCACCGACGTCCTGATCGGCGGCAAGACCGCGGTCGTCTGCGGCTACGGCGACGTGGGCAAGGGCTGCGCGGAGTCCCTGCGCGGCCAGGGCGCCCGCGTGATCATCACCGAGATCGACCCGATCTGCGCCCTGCAGGCGGCGATGGACGGCTACCAGGTCACGACCCTCGACGAGGTCGTCGACAAGGCCGACATCTTCATCACCACGACCGGCAACAAGGACATCATCATGGCCTCGGACATGGCCAAGATGAAGCACCAGGCGATCGTCGGCAACATCGGCCACTTCGACAACGAGATCGACATGACCGGCCTCGCCAAGATCCCGGGCATCGTCAAGGACGAGGTCAAGCCGCAGGTCCACACCTGGACCTTCTCCGACGGCAAGGTGCTGATCGTCCTCTCCGAGGGCCGCCTGCTGAACCTGGGCAACGCCACCGGTCACCCGTCCTTCGTGATGTCCAACTCCTTCGCGGACCAGACGCTGGCCCAGATCGAGCTGTTCACCAAGCCGGACGCCTACCCGACCGGCGTGTACACGCTGCCCAAGCACCTGGACGAGAAGGTCGCCCGCCTGCACCTGGACTCGCTCGGCGTGAAGCTGACGACGCTCCGCCCCGAGCAGGCCTCGTACATCGGCGTCGAGGTCGCGGGCCCCTACAAGCCGGACCACTACCGCTACTGA